Genomic segment of Mytilus edulis chromosome 12, xbMytEdul2.2, whole genome shotgun sequence:
GACATAAATCTACCTCAAATTATGTTAaattatttaaggtggtacccaacactttcacttaaattaatttgactcgtttaattttcataaaattttgtcaaagtatttactttgacactttagaaaaaatataaaaattttgaaccaacctttttgtcagaaaaattacactggttatatagcaatttgacaaacaacaattttgatcattgagaagcttaatattccttttacaacacaatgtaattaaaacgtttagctgactttaaagagttatctccctgtagtgttgggtaccaccttaaatgtggAGGCATTTAGCACCTTATATTTACCAATAAAGATCAATAATGAGAAAAACTATGACAATAATctgtcaatttttaattttaattttccaaataataaatataaatgttgttaatgtcaatcaattgttttatattacaCTTATGTATACAATTCATATTACTTGAAGATCTGTGAAAGCACTGAATTTCTTTacatacatatattatttttgtttaatacatCAAAAACAGTGAAACACCACAACAGAGTTAACTTAATTAGTACATTGTATTGCAAAAATTTTCTTAGTAAGtacaaacaaagacaaacaaaagacatattgaataatttaattttggatgtaacgcgtcttctaattggctgacatttttttgttatcagcccatagacataattaagtcatgtgaccgtgacgtcatcaacattttttcatggttttctacagtttaaaatgaaatttagaattaaattataagaaatgactgaaatattttttctgtctattcgaaataacataaaaaatgatgtgcacactgttaaataacccgctacgcgcgttattcagtgtgcaccaaattttttatgttatttcttcagacagaaaaaatattacagtcattccttaattaacgATAAAGATAAcactatatattttgtttatggaTTCCAATCTTCTAAGTTTGTAAGAAAGTTTCACTTcatcaatgatgttatttgcaaaaatgcAAATTGATCGGATCAATAATATCATCAAAGGGCAATAACATTATAATGCATCAAAGATATGGTTGAAATACCCAGTCGAAGCAATTTTGTTCCACCAATTTTAAGGGATTGGAAGAAACAAATCAATgaaacttaaggtggtacctaacactacagggagataactctctaaAAATCAGCtatacgttttaattacgttgtgttgttaagggaatattaagcttcttagtgatcaaaattgttgtttgtcaaactgctatataaccagtgtattttttctgacaaaacagttggttcaatatttttgaaatttttatatttttgttaaaggatccaaagtaaatactttaaaacattgtcaaaatttaattaaaattaaacgatccaaattaattttagtgaaagtgttaggtaccaccttaattgcaACTGAACAATATCCAAGCAACAAAACAACTTGTACGTTAATTTAGAAAGCTTGAATCGAATATAAAATATGCAGCATTTTGTATTCgaaaaaaacagaataagacCATAAACTCAATTCATAAGCTGCAGTAAAATAACTTCTATATAGTATAGCACTCACTTTACAattaaacatcaaaataaaatgagATTTTGTTTCGCCTCacaaaaaacaatttcaattatTATCAAGAATACACATTTTACTATttaatgataaacaaacaatgaaACAAATTCTGATTTGATGGTACACTCAATTAAAGGATCaaataaaatgcataaaataaCTCATTAATTCTTTTACATCAATTAGAAGTTAAATTATACAGATTAGTACatgcaaatacactttatttcatttgtgacaaatatttataacatatattttaattgtgGTTTTCTATGACTAAAACCTATAAAAATTAgcaattttaaaactaaaatgtatatcaaaatatCACAGTATTCATggatttattgaaacttataatgAATGCAGTTATAATGGTTGCCAATTCTTCTagagttatgaaaaaaaatggtttagaaattatttttttgtgtaggaaCTTATTCCTAAGAGATCTTAAGAGTGTTTATGCAACTCAAAATCCATAACAGAGAgaagttttgtaattttatagtAAAGTACAAAAATCTTaacagtttttgaaaaaaaaaatcttcaaattgttTGCACAATACACAGATATTCCCTTTTTCTTGtgtttgcctttttgtcagatattcCAAATCATcttggttttatccatgtagtgccattCAAAATGTTGCTTGCtaatacaatgattttttttttatagttttattacaTGTAGGTTGAAATGCTATTTTCTAAAATCTTATAATATTTAGTTGCATTTTcaaagtttatgaaagaaaaataggCCAATGTTCAACATATGAAAAAATTATACAAGAATCATTTCACACCAAATTTTCAATCGCTTTTATCTGAATAGCACAGATGATGACCTTGCATTTTTTCCCTGCTCTTTAGATccattttatatatactttaaattaAAAGGATTGTTTTAAAAACCTAATATCATTAAAGGCAAGTTGCTCTATAGAGAAATAGAACTGCATTTTgaatgtaaaaatttcattggacTAGAAAACATTTGTAAAGATACTTGGGACAATTGGTGAAATTTAacatcatttctaaatttctaaatCCATTAAGTACAGGTTTAATGACTGTGTTACCTATAAAAAAATACTGTATAGCGGGGTTATTTTCCTgaggtgtaaattttcgcttatttttgcggatagaacaaaatctcCAAAATAAACTCTGCAAGTTTAAATgcgcacatgcaaaggtattgataaaagttttgaatccgccaaaatattttgaataccTTATTCATtcaaaatcgcgaaattttacacctgcTAAAATAACCCACTATATACGGTAATCAACAActattattccatattggtattattttattaggtttctctatatgaattggattttgaataaaaaagcatattcacctgagaaagtgttattcaccgcgttAAACGTCACGCGATTTTACATGCAACATTACGGttaaatgtttcatgtaaaatttgttttggtatatgttaTTCTTTAAATACACGttcttctctcggaatatggaataaagcaataactgtcttttgtttcggtaaatatggggtttaattgacttttgaaaaactgatattcacttcggccgtcagccttagtgaatatcatttttcaaaagtcaataaaaccgcatatttacctcatcaaaagacagtaattgtataatattgaaTGTGtgttatgaacatttttttaacaatgtagTCCTTGCTGCTACTAAAAGTTTGAAAGCCTCTTCACTACCTGGTGCTACACTTTTATCTGGGTGTAACAATACTGCTAATTTTCTGTACGCTTTGTTTACTTCGTCCCTGAAAAAAAGTTAATTGTTATAATAAGTGATTTGTATTTCTGTAACTCTGTGGAATCATtaatttttgtgggtatcaactctcgtggattaaggaaaacatTTGATGGCTATTTGATTTAGTGGTTTTgacaatctctgcatacaaaacCTGTTGAAAATGTGTGATTCATTAAACATTTGAATTCTTGGTTCACATGTAGCaacgaaaaccatgaaaattggtacccaacaaataatactgaatccacagtatatgacaAAATCCTCATAATAGTAGAATAGATCCAAAATTTATCCTTCAACTCACACAAAgtcatgagggtctggatggggggtctgttattctgtaaatatttaattttcatcccttttttctctattcttcaaAAAATtacccccttttttctctaatcttcatttttttttgcctgttattctctaatcttcatttttaagggATTATTCTTTAATCTTTTAACCCCATCCATACCCTCAGTCATAAAACTAATATATTAGATTGTTTTCAGTTTGCTCCTAATCTTTGTTGATGAAAATTAAAACCTTAATTTCAATTTGTCACATTTCTTTTATTATACTTATGATTTAAAAAGAAGAGCTCACTCAATCAGAACTCAAAATATAATACACCTTTTCTTAGGAATCTAAGAAACCGCATTAGTAGTGCTATACAGTCTCACTCAATCAGAACTCAAAATATAATACACCTTTTCTTAGGAATCTAAGAAACCGCATTAGTAGTGCTATACAGTATTGATAAGATTCAGAGTTGAACACCATGTTTAACCCCAGTCTTTTGTTGAACACTATTTTCTGACTTTAGAAGTTTTTGATTATTTTCAGTCTATTTGACAATTACCTCACATAAAGTACAATTATTCTTacatacaataaaacatattttacataCTTGGATGCTCCTATATTAACACCTAGCCTCTCATAATCACTCCTTGCTGCTTTAAGCTTCTGTATAGCCTCAACTTGATCCTTTGAATATCCTAACTGTGTGGTGAAAGGTGCTTTCTTACCACCATTCTCTACTGCCGATACAACACCCTCAAATAAGTTCTATAGATACAAACAAATTATAGAATAATTAATGGAAGAATTCAACAACTGgggattcattatttttgttggatacaaattttTGTGAGCTTCTTGGGTAcagataaaaaacaacaaattcaaatattCGACAAATTACAAATTTCTATAAGGTTTGAATGCAGAGATTGGCACAGCCACCAAATCAAATATCACAaaaatgtaagttttcctcaatccacgaaaaatacatgaatccacagtatagaaaaatattcaaaacatcaATTGATgcatgagggtggtaaagggttattttcgtgcaacgtgttttgccatttttatttcacgtgcagccgtgaaaaaggtttgttattcaccgtgtttcttgaaatcggtaaaaagatcaacgtgcaagacttttttaattgttcgttcatcgtgaaatggcaatttcaTTTCGCGTTCTTTCGTGCAGATCCCCCGCCTTTACGCCCCTCATGGATGTGCGTAGTGCACAAGttaattatcagtatttttcaatatttgaattctttgataagTTATTCTATATTAAAATTACATTGACAAGAAGCTTTTTTAtggaatcaaaacagaaaatgtaGGGAactatttttaactattttaatgGAATCAAAGCAGAAAATGTAGggaactatatctttttataCACATTTACAATAAGCTTTGATATTATGTCACCAACATCTTGACCACACCTATTGTTAAAGGAGGAGTGAAATAAGAGAGTTTTTTTCACGATTTTTATTTCACTAGGAAATCATGGTAATGATTGCAACTAATGCAATAGGTTATAATATGTTGTGCTgtcacaaaaaatgttttttgtttgttctaaTGGCATAAATCCGGTTGTTTTGGTTTCTCTTTTCAAATTTTGTCAAGTTGAGGCCTTTTATAGTTTACTAtgtgatatgggttttgctcattgttggaagCTGTTTGGTGTCTGGTGTTAGTTGTTTAATTGGCCACCATATCACATCCTGTTATTTGTAAGCAGGTTGATTTAgtaaatttaaaatttcttttgtttaaaagCTTATCAATAAGCTATAGATATTTTAAGTATTTACCTGAAACATTTCTGTGACACCTTCCCCTGTTTGTGCTGATGTTTCAAAGTAATGATAACCTCTTGTGTCAGCCCATATCCTACCTTCAGATTCATCAACCACTCTCTTCTTATCAGTCTAAAAAGATCAGAAATATATCAATTATGAATGAGGAAACATTATCAAActacaaaatgtaaaaattataaaatgtgaaTACAACACTCATTTGGGCTCATTTGTCAGAACAATAATGAGTCCAAAGGTTAAAAATACATTCCAAATATTCATATttagacagtttttttttaatcctatatagtatatatatttatatatattaattcaaatgcattgcttCAATTGTTGTATTTGATTAAATTACTTTGTGAAATCTTAATATGATAATAAGTAATGGTCTCTGGGCGGCTAATActctggattcatttatttttgtgggtatcaatttttgtggtttaAGGAAAGCTTACATATTAgtagatatttaattttgtgattttggcAAAGTCGACATACCTTCCTTTAAAAAATTGGTAATTCATTGAATATTTTAACTGGTGGTTCTCCTGTACCCAtggaatccacgaaaattggtatccaacgaatattaatgaatttagAGTAATTGTTTATCAAATGGACAACTAAAAATAATGACAATACCTTATTAGCACAAACACAGACTGCAATGTTATCTACTTCTGACTGGTTCCCTACTTCATTCTGCAGCTCCAATAACCAGGAATCCAGTGCCTCAAAACTACTCCTGTCTgatacatcaaatacaataatgGCTCCCTGAGTATCCTTGTAAAACTCATTTCTTacctaaaaaaacataaaaattgaagTTTCACTCATTCTAACATGGTTAGtgtcatcttcttttttatatttagtgtcAAGATGTTCAAGTATGCCcataaataaaaattgatttccATTTGCATGATGCTGCATGATTTTTTATGTGAAAGTTGGATAAAGAGCTAATCAGGGCTCATGTTTTGTCTGTTATTATGTATGTATATGCCatctctaaataaaatttacttactttcTTTTTTTGGTGAGGCCGATATTGATTTGTAGAGGGTTAGAAGTATACAGTATAACAAATATTTCAACCACAGGACTTTTCCTGTCaagatttgttaaaaataaacaatgtaatTGAAAtgcaacaacattaatagatgcaCTTCACCATTAAAAGTAAATGTGActtcatgaaccccatatgaaatcTAATAAACCATAGTAAAGAAAAGTTcattttaaaacgtttttataaacatttattccATCTGAAAAACGTTTTGTAAATCATATATTggatgttatctttttttttgggccgatcaatgcatttgaatgggagcatatagttggaaccccccccctttttaaaatggctagaTCCGTCACTGGTGTTCCTGACATATTGTTAACTTACCTCATAGAATATAGGATGTCCAGCCATGTCAAATATATTGACTTTAACCTCTTTATCTCTAATGTTGACTCTGAAAAGGTGAGAATTTGTTTAATTACTTTCATATCAAATTCAATAACATTCGAAACAAATGTATAGCACTTTTAACTTAAAAAGTTCTACAAAATAGCATGTAGcgtaactttaaaaaaacaatgcatCCTAAAGAAGACATGCTATAAATGAAGGCAGTTATAACATGATATGACGCTTAAATATAAAGACTAGATTAAGCATTTGGAGTTCACAATTCCACTTCAGCTATTTTCAGGGAACATTTCTGATCAACAAAAGATGGATTCctcaggaaaatgtttttttaatgtttttgataaagtttTACCCATCGAAATTAAATTGTTGGAGATTTTGATGAACAGTTAAATAAAATGTGAGGAAAATAACAGTATTTTCATCAAAATGATACGACAATAAAAGCATAGACTTGCCAAAAAAAGCAGGGTGTCTTAAAAAAAGGGCATACAGCGTCATTTAGAAAATGGCAGACAGCCCTATGAAGACAATCAAGCTGAATTAAAACTACAGAAATGTAACATTGACATACTTAGTAACACCATAATCAATTCCAATAGTTGCCAGGTATTTGTGAACAAATCTTTTCTCACAATATCTTTTGATGATACAACTCTGAAATAAAAagagaatatattttaaaacacattATGAATTATAAATTTATGTACAATGCAACAATGTTAAACATTGAACCGATGCATGACAAAATCCAGTGTACCATATTAAAGCTATcacagaaatacatgtatgagtttgtgtacaaaaatcatattatttatatttcaaataacaCTTATACTGGCCATGGTCTGAAATTGAATTGAATATTTCTGTGCCACTTTGACTCTGCAAATTTGATTGATATTAAATTTAAACACCAGATGGTTGCAGTTTGTTTagcaattttatcattttaaatggGGTAAATTCCAAATCAATTACTTGCAATATAAttaattatgataaataaaatttaaaaaaaactgattgGTTTCATTTTAAAATACTTTACATTCAgttgcaaaaataaataattacatttcaattactttTGTGCTGAATTTCAAAAAAGGTAATTAATCATAAAGAATTAAAACATAGGAACCTGTTAGTATGAGGCTTTACATGTTGTTTAACACTGATTTGATTTGAAATAGCTTAtaagcaccacatttaggctatttcgtggcggccagtttttattggtagagaaaactggagtgcctggagaaaaccaccaaccttcgataggaaaactgacaatcctagtcaattaagattggagtcaagcgCACACCAGTGGGGTTCGAACTAACAACCTTACACCTTGGCTAGGGATTACACTGTAGTCACTCAGCCCAAGACTTATCATAATTCAATGTCTTTCATAAATTTTGGCGATTTTTTATCGTTAAATAAATTCCTATttatcaatgtttaaaagtcatgTAAGTTGTTTTGGTTTTTTGGTGTGTATTTTATAATACAATTGATTTATTTTGTTCAGTTAATATGGGGATGAGGTCCCCAATTacgatagaaaaaacaaaaaaattcaggaaaatttcccgaatttttcattctactaatgaactcaaaatcgttaactttttttcagatctactttcttttccggtcttgtttgcatgagactttgaatacaatgtatatttatcaacatatcaacaagtaggaaggaattcaacacccaatcatttttaataattgtttgatatgaaaaaacgttatcTGGataactgacaatcctagtcaattaagattggagtcaagcgTACACCAGTGGGGTTCGAACTAACAACCTTACACCTTGGCTAGGGATTACACTGTAGTCACTCAGCCCAAGACTGATCATAATTCAATGTCTTTCATAAATTTTGGCGATTTTTTATCGTTAAATAAATTCCTATttatcaatgtttaaaagtcatgTAAGTTGTTTTGGTTTTTTGGTGTGTATTTTATAATACAATTGATTTATTTTGTTCGGTTAATATGGGGATGAGGTCCCCAATTacgatagaaaaaacaaaaaaattcaggaaaatttcccgaatttttcattctactaatgaactcaaaatcgttaactttttttcagatctacttccgtttccggtcttgtttgcatgagactttgaatacaatgtatatttatcaacatatcaacaagtaggaaggaattcaacacccaatcatttttaataattgtttgatatgaaaaaacgttacctggataacagcgtttctttgtttacattgaatattatgtcatttataacttaaataacgtcacaactaaatccctaacaacagaaccaatatcggaaacgttacggtatttccgtttcttttatcaacatcaacattgaattaaaataaaaataatacagacttcgtccccattcacaggtaatgcctgcctcatattagtgcAGATAATTTGATTTTGCTTAGAAATGGAGTGTAAT
This window contains:
- the LOC139498925 gene encoding dnaJ homolog subfamily C member 27-like; its protein translation is MEMGKMKKSLRIKIISMGNAEAGKSCIIKRYCEKRFVHKYLATIGIDYGVTKVNIRDKEVKVNIFDMAGHPIFYEVRNEFYKDTQGAIIVFDVSDRSSFEALDSWLLELQNEVGNQSEVDNIAVCVCANKTDKKRVVDESEGRIWADTRGYHYFETSAQTGEGVTEMFQNLFEGVVSAVENGGKKAPFTTQLGYSKDQVEAIQKLKAARSDYERLGVNIGASKDEVNKAYRKLAVLLHPDKSVAPGSEEAFKLLVAARTTLLKKCS